A DNA window from Pontimonas salivibrio contains the following coding sequences:
- a CDS encoding winged helix-turn-helix transcriptional regulator translates to MKKTLRSDCPIAASLDILGDRWTMLILRDMLLGGKSQFGEFAAAEGVATNILADRLATLVERGIIERVPDEADRRKYHYRVLRPGVELLPVIAELVVWGVKNTDVPPSAEFESMLNSDTRAAFVGERTKQLLAQI, encoded by the coding sequence ATGAAGAAGACTCTCCGCTCGGATTGTCCTATTGCTGCGTCCTTAGACATTCTCGGGGACCGGTGGACGATGCTGATTCTCCGGGACATGTTGCTGGGAGGGAAATCTCAGTTTGGTGAGTTCGCCGCCGCAGAAGGCGTCGCGACAAATATCCTCGCCGATCGGCTTGCGACCCTTGTGGAGCGAGGAATTATTGAACGGGTTCCCGATGAGGCCGACCGACGTAAGTACCACTACCGGGTCTTGAGGCCTGGCGTTGAGTTGCTTCCGGTTATTGCGGAGCTTGTGGTGTGGGGAGTTAAGAACACCGACGTTCCGCCTAGCGCGGAGTTTGAGTCAATGTTGAATTCGGACACGAGGGCAGCCTTCGTGGGTGAGCGTACGAAACAGCTCCTCGCCCAGATCTAG
- a CDS encoding NAD-dependent epimerase/dehydratase family protein, whose protein sequence is MSELIALTGITGFVGMRIAEQALNNGHRVRATVRKREHGERVRTLIQKEAATDGLEFVHADLLADEGWDEALAGADYVIHTASPVILGAVTDENVLFGPAVDGTKRVLEAAKKAQVKKIVVTSTALTIAGHISEGMATPADFTPADDPRVTLYTKSKIAAEEVVLNFAAENPSGPEVVTIHPGVIIGPPLDSEEDSESIALFRGIWSGAQPAIPDLPFPMADVRDVAQIHLAAMTSSNTGTSRYMVSFTTDPQQFPDIARVLRRHGNKKAPRFTIPLFVLRLLARFNEEIRTLVKSTGGLSMRLDTSATVKDFGWEPIPFEQSVLDTAKALK, encoded by the coding sequence ATGAGCGAGCTGATCGCGCTGACGGGAATCACCGGTTTCGTGGGCATGCGCATTGCCGAGCAAGCCCTGAACAACGGGCATAGGGTGCGGGCGACCGTGCGAAAGCGTGAACATGGGGAAAGAGTTCGAACTCTTATCCAGAAGGAAGCGGCCACCGACGGGCTTGAGTTTGTTCACGCTGATCTGCTGGCTGATGAGGGCTGGGATGAGGCGCTGGCCGGCGCGGACTACGTCATCCACACGGCATCACCCGTGATTCTGGGAGCCGTCACCGATGAGAACGTTCTCTTTGGACCGGCTGTGGACGGCACAAAAAGGGTGCTGGAAGCGGCGAAGAAGGCACAGGTCAAGAAAATCGTGGTCACCTCCACCGCGCTTACCATCGCCGGCCACATCTCGGAAGGGATGGCAACTCCCGCTGATTTCACGCCAGCAGATGATCCCCGGGTCACGCTTTACACGAAGAGCAAAATCGCCGCTGAGGAAGTTGTGCTGAACTTCGCCGCGGAGAACCCGTCAGGGCCCGAGGTAGTGACAATCCACCCCGGAGTGATTATTGGGCCACCGCTCGATTCAGAGGAAGACTCCGAATCGATTGCCTTGTTCCGCGGAATCTGGTCAGGAGCCCAGCCGGCTATACCGGACCTCCCGTTCCCCATGGCTGATGTGCGAGACGTGGCACAAATTCACCTCGCGGCGATGACCTCTTCGAACACCGGCACCTCCCGATACATGGTCTCGTTTACTACCGACCCGCAACAGTTCCCCGACATCGCCCGCGTGCTGCGTCGTCATGGAAACAAGAAAGCGCCTCGGTTCACGATTCCCCTGTTTGTGCTGCGACTACTCGCACGCTTCAACGAGGAGATTCGTACCCTAGTGAAATCAACGGGCGGCTTATCTATGAGGCTGGATACCTCGGCCACGGTCAAAGACTTCGGCTGGGAACCGATTCCGTTTGAACAGTCCGTGCTCGACACCGCCAAGGCCCTTAAGTAG